From the Conger conger chromosome 14, fConCon1.1, whole genome shotgun sequence genome, one window contains:
- the nisch gene encoding uncharacterized protein nisch encodes MKRRSSGSAETAFGEPVSVSPSLDQCLSPPLWPQGEGAGGVLLQHHSRVLWNWNPSNYEETDFIISYCFAMKLNELQSVNVGLFVLQSGRSVSRSYHLLSDPGKLRNAPFPAAADDRAVLPGEADACAVLPGEAALT; translated from the exons CGCTCCTCAGGGTCCGCAGAGACTGCATTTGGAGAACCAGTGtccgtctccccctctctggaccagtgtctgtctccccctctctggccTCAGGGGGAAGGAGCTGGTGGAGTTCTTCTACAACACCATAGCAGAG TGCTGTGGAACTGGAATCCTTCAAATTACGAGGAGACGGACTTCATCATTTCCTACTGCTTTGCCATGAAACTGAACGAGCTGCAGAGTGTCAACGTTGGACTGTTTGTACTTCAGAGTGGTCG GTCCGTCAGCAGATCATATCATCTCCTGTCTGACCCGGGAAAGCTACGGAACGCACCATTTCCTGCAGCAGCTGATGATCGTGCTGTCCTTCCTGGAGAAGCTGATGCCTGTGCTGTCCTTCCTGGAGAAGCTGCCCTCACCTGA